One stretch of Limnohabitans sp. DNA includes these proteins:
- the truA gene encoding tRNA pseudouridine(38-40) synthase TruA, producing the protein MRLALGICYSGTAYQGWQSQSTGLTIQDKLEKALAQFADVPRISTLCAGRTDAGVHGLMQVVHFDTEIERDAHSWVRGTNRYLPCDISVQWAQVVPGSFHCRGSAIGRRYIYVLLDSAVRPSLEAGRVGWVYRPLAETPMRQASQHLLGEHDFSSFRASSCQALSPVKTLRHIQISRRGAYWRFEFEGNAFLHHMIRNIMGCLVTIGQGLQSPDWMREVLHAQSRDAAAPTFSPAGLYFAGPIYSAEWGLPDATPALDWLP; encoded by the coding sequence ATGAGACTGGCGCTGGGTATTTGCTATTCAGGCACGGCCTACCAAGGCTGGCAAAGCCAAAGCACGGGTTTGACCATCCAGGACAAGCTCGAAAAAGCCCTGGCCCAGTTTGCCGATGTGCCTCGCATCAGCACCCTGTGCGCTGGCCGCACCGACGCCGGGGTGCACGGCCTGATGCAGGTGGTCCACTTTGACACCGAGATCGAACGCGACGCCCATTCCTGGGTGCGCGGCACCAACCGTTATTTGCCCTGCGACATTTCGGTGCAATGGGCGCAAGTGGTGCCAGGCAGCTTCCATTGCCGGGGCAGCGCCATCGGCAGGCGCTACATCTATGTGCTGCTCGACTCGGCTGTGCGCCCCAGCCTGGAGGCGGGTCGGGTGGGCTGGGTGTACCGCCCCCTGGCCGAAACGCCCATGCGCCAGGCCAGCCAGCACCTGCTGGGCGAACACGACTTCTCTTCCTTCAGGGCCAGCAGCTGCCAGGCGCTGTCCCCCGTCAAAACGCTGCGCCACATCCAGATCAGCCGACGCGGCGCTTATTGGCGCTTTGAATTTGAGGGCAACGCCTTCTTGCACCACATGATCCGCAACATCATGGGCTGCCTGGTCACCATCGGCCAGGGCCTGCAGTCGCCAGACTGGATGCGCGAGGTGCTGCATGCCCAAAGCCGCGATGCCGCCGCCCCCACGTTTTCGCCCGCCGGCCTGTACTTTGCCGGGCCGATTTACAGCGCAGAATGGGGCCTGCCCGACGCCACCCCTGCTTTGGATTGGTTGCCATGA
- the leuB gene encoding 3-isopropylmalate dehydrogenase: MKIAVLPGDGIGTEIVAEAVKVLNVLDLKFEMETALVGGAAYDAHGHPLPEATLKLAMASDAVLFGAVGDWKYDTLDRPLRPEQAILGLRKNMGLFANFRPAICYQQLVGASSLKPELISGLDILIIRELTGDIYFGQPRGRRIATDGHFPGAEEAFDTMRYAKPEIERIAHVAFQAARKRKAAGKEGRVTSVDKANVLETFQFWKDVVTEVGKAYPDIALDHMYVDNAAMQLVKEPKRFDVVVTGNMFGDILSDEASMLTGSIGMLPSASLNTKNQGLYEPSHGSAPDIAGKGIANPLATILSAAMMLRFSLNQGEAAERIESAVQKVLAQGLRTGDIWSEGTTKVGTAQMGDAVVKALA; encoded by the coding sequence ATGAAAATCGCAGTCCTCCCCGGTGATGGCATCGGCACCGAAATCGTCGCCGAAGCCGTCAAAGTTTTGAACGTCCTCGACCTGAAGTTCGAGATGGAAACCGCCCTGGTCGGCGGCGCGGCTTATGACGCGCATGGCCACCCCCTGCCCGAAGCCACGCTCAAGCTGGCCATGGCGTCTGACGCCGTGCTGTTTGGTGCGGTGGGCGACTGGAAATACGACACGCTCGACCGCCCGCTGCGCCCCGAACAAGCCATTTTGGGCCTGCGCAAAAACATGGGCCTGTTCGCCAACTTCCGCCCGGCCATTTGCTACCAGCAACTGGTGGGCGCGTCCAGCCTCAAGCCCGAGTTGATCTCCGGTCTGGACATCCTGATCATCCGCGAGCTGACGGGCGATATTTACTTCGGCCAGCCACGCGGCCGCCGCATCGCCACCGATGGCCATTTCCCCGGCGCCGAAGAAGCCTTTGACACCATGCGCTACGCCAAGCCCGAGATCGAGCGCATCGCGCACGTGGCTTTTCAGGCCGCTCGCAAGCGCAAAGCCGCTGGCAAAGAGGGCCGCGTGACCAGCGTGGACAAAGCCAACGTGCTCGAGACCTTCCAGTTCTGGAAAGACGTGGTCACCGAAGTCGGCAAAGCGTACCCCGACATCGCGCTGGACCACATGTATGTGGACAACGCCGCCATGCAACTGGTCAAAGAGCCTAAGCGCTTTGACGTGGTGGTCACCGGCAACATGTTCGGCGACATCCTGAGTGACGAAGCGTCCATGCTGACGGGCTCCATCGGCATGCTGCCCTCGGCCAGCCTGAACACCAAGAACCAAGGTCTGTACGAACCCAGCCACGGCAGCGCCCCCGACATCGCGGGCAAAGGCATCGCCAACCCACTGGCGACCATCTTGTCAGCCGCCATGATGCTGCGCTTCAGCTTGAACCAAGGCGAAGCCGCCGAGCGCATCGAATCAGCGGTGCAAAAAGTGCTGGCCCAAGGCCTGCGCACCGGCGACATCTGGAGCGAAGGCACCACCAAAGTGGGCACCGCGCAAATGGGTGATGCGGTGGTCAAGGCTCTGGCTTAA
- a CDS encoding phosphoribosylanthranilate isomerase: protein MNPQQRTRIKMCGFTREADVLAACAAGADAIGFVLYPPSPRSVSIERAAELARLLPAFALPVLLFVNDTAERIQAACKAVPGAWLQFHGDETPEFCAAMTRLTGRPHLKAARIPLSEVADFDLLEFALLHQQAHALLLDAHVDGYGGGGRTFHWSLLPTSVNAHLVLSGGLTPANVGDGIRALRSHGLSLAVDVSSGIEAAKGLKDAQKIQQFVAAVRAADADLL from the coding sequence ATGAACCCGCAACAACGCACCCGCATCAAGATGTGCGGCTTCACCCGCGAAGCCGACGTGCTGGCGGCCTGCGCCGCAGGGGCCGATGCCATTGGTTTTGTGCTGTACCCCCCCAGCCCGCGCAGCGTGAGCATCGAACGGGCTGCCGAGCTGGCCCGGCTGTTGCCCGCCTTTGCGCTGCCCGTTTTGCTGTTCGTCAACGACACGGCCGAGCGCATCCAGGCAGCGTGCAAGGCCGTGCCGGGGGCTTGGTTGCAGTTTCACGGCGATGAAACACCAGAATTTTGCGCGGCCATGACGCGGCTCACGGGCCGCCCGCACCTCAAAGCGGCCCGAATCCCCCTGTCCGAGGTGGCCGACTTCGACTTGCTAGAATTTGCGCTCCTTCACCAACAAGCCCACGCCCTCTTGCTCGACGCCCATGTCGACGGATACGGCGGCGGCGGAAGAACATTCCATTGGTCACTCCTGCCAACAAGCGTCAATGCTCACCTCGTTTTGTCTGGTGGACTCACACCTGCAAACGTGGGCGACGGCATTCGGGCGCTGCGCTCACACGGCCTGTCTCTGGCCGTTGACGTGAGCTCCGGCATCGAGGCCGCCAAGGGCCTGAAAGATGCCCAAAAAATCCAGCAATTCGTGGCCGCCGTGCGAGCGGCCGATGCTGACCTCCTTTGA
- the trpA gene encoding tryptophan synthase subunit alpha: protein MSRIDATLSALKAQGRKALIPYVTAGFPQKNTTVPLMHAMAQAGADIIELGVPFSDPSADGPVIQKAGDKALALGIGTVQVLAMVREFRQTNSHTPVVLMGYANPVERYDQKHGPDSFIRDASAAGVDGVLIVDYPPEECVEFAAKLRAHSMDLIFLLAPTSTDERMQQVAKVASGYVYYVSLKGVTGSGTLDTDAVEAMLPRIRQHVSVPVGVGFGIRDAATAKAISKVADAVVIGSRLIQLIDAAPADRINAVAGEFLQGIRQALDA, encoded by the coding sequence ATGAGCCGCATCGACGCCACCCTCTCCGCCCTCAAAGCCCAAGGCCGCAAAGCCCTGATCCCTTACGTGACGGCAGGTTTCCCCCAAAAAAACACCACCGTACCGCTGATGCACGCCATGGCCCAGGCCGGGGCTGACATCATCGAGCTGGGGGTGCCCTTTTCGGACCCGTCAGCCGATGGCCCGGTCATCCAGAAAGCGGGCGACAAAGCGCTGGCTCTGGGCATTGGCACCGTGCAGGTGCTGGCCATGGTGCGCGAGTTCCGCCAAACCAACAGCCACACCCCCGTGGTGCTGATGGGCTACGCCAACCCGGTGGAGCGCTACGACCAAAAGCACGGCCCCGACAGCTTCATCCGCGATGCCTCGGCTGCCGGGGTGGACGGCGTGCTGATCGTGGACTACCCGCCCGAAGAATGCGTGGAATTTGCCGCCAAACTGCGTGCCCACAGCATGGACCTGATCTTCTTGCTGGCCCCCACCAGCACCGACGAGCGCATGCAGCAAGTGGCCAAAGTGGCCAGCGGCTACGTGTATTACGTGTCGCTCAAAGGCGTGACCGGCTCTGGCACGCTGGACACCGACGCCGTCGAAGCCATGCTGCCGCGCATCCGCCAGCACGTCAGTGTACCGGTGGGTGTGGGTTTCGGCATCCGCGACGCAGCAACCGCCAAGGCCATCAGCAAAGTGGCCGATGCGGTGGTGATCGGCTCACGCCTGATTCAACTCATCGATGCCGCCCCGGCAGACCGCATCAACGCCGTGGCCGGTGAATTTTTACAAGGCATCCGTCAGGCGCTCGATGCCTGA
- the accD gene encoding acetyl-CoA carboxylase, carboxyltransferase subunit beta, whose amino-acid sequence MSWLEKLLPPKIQHTDPAERRTIPEGLWVKCPSCETVLYKTDLEENQNVCPNCSHHLRIGARTRLNVFLDGEGRYEIGQEVLPVDPLKFKDSRKYPERLKEAMDNTGETDALVVMGGAVHSINLVVACFEFDFMGGSMGSVVGERFVRGVEAAIAQKVPFVCFTATGGARMQEGLLSLMQMAKTNAALTRLAKKGLPYISVLTDPTMGGVSAGFAFLGDVVIAEPKALIGFAGPRVIESTVRVTLPEGFQRAEFLQTKGAVDFICDRRQLRKTIASTLAMLQRQSADAVS is encoded by the coding sequence ATGTCCTGGCTCGAAAAACTGCTCCCCCCAAAAATCCAGCACACCGACCCGGCTGAGCGACGCACAATTCCTGAAGGTCTGTGGGTCAAGTGCCCCAGTTGCGAGACGGTGCTGTACAAAACCGACCTCGAAGAAAACCAGAATGTCTGCCCCAATTGCTCGCACCACCTGCGCATCGGTGCCCGCACCCGCCTGAACGTCTTTCTGGACGGCGAAGGCCGCTACGAAATCGGCCAGGAAGTTCTGCCGGTGGACCCCCTCAAATTCAAGGACAGCCGCAAGTACCCCGAGCGCCTGAAAGAGGCCATGGACAACACCGGCGAGACCGATGCCCTGGTGGTCATGGGCGGCGCGGTGCACAGCATCAACCTGGTGGTGGCCTGCTTCGAATTCGACTTCATGGGCGGCTCCATGGGCTCGGTGGTGGGCGAGCGCTTCGTGCGCGGCGTCGAAGCCGCCATCGCACAAAAAGTGCCCTTTGTGTGCTTTACGGCCACGGGCGGTGCCCGCATGCAAGAAGGCCTGCTCTCGCTCATGCAAATGGCCAAGACCAATGCCGCCTTGACCCGCCTGGCCAAAAAAGGCCTGCCCTACATCAGCGTGCTGACCGACCCCACCATGGGTGGCGTGTCGGCCGGTTTTGCCTTTTTGGGCGACGTGGTCATTGCCGAGCCCAAAGCCCTGATCGGCTTTGCCGGTCCCCGCGTCATTGAAAGCACCGTGCGCGTGACCTTGCCCGAAGGCTTTCAGCGCGCCGAGTTCCTGCAAACCAAGGGTGCTGTGGATTTCATCTGCGACCGCCGACAACTGCGCAAAACCATCGCCAGCACCCTGGCCATGCTCCAGCGCCAGTCAGCAGACGCGGTCAGCTAA
- a CDS encoding Fic family protein: MHSLLPDFLAKLRFDAQQLATLRALGEYRGKQQLFVAQSPEVLSDLRQVAVVESTESSNRLEGVVVAPHRLKSLVLKNATPQSRSEQEVAGYRDALGLIHESGEEMPFSEGTILQLHSMLYRYMPQPGGHWKATNNDIIERHPDGSSRIRFRPVAAHLTPMAMTDMMARYRTALDQHLADPLVLVPLVVLDFLSIHPFPDGNGRMARLLTLQLLYHFDYAVGRFISLERIFEESKESYYETLETSSQGWHEGEHNIAPWLDYFWGALLRAYKEFEERVGTIERGRGAKGDRVRAEILKRQLPFSITDIEEACPGISRDTVRMVLRAMKAEGLIAPMGKGRSAKWTQIQSEGKS; this comes from the coding sequence ATGCACTCCTTGCTGCCTGACTTTCTTGCCAAGTTGCGCTTTGATGCGCAGCAGTTGGCAACACTGCGCGCCTTGGGGGAATACAGGGGCAAGCAACAACTTTTTGTCGCGCAGTCACCCGAGGTCTTGAGTGACCTAAGACAGGTTGCTGTCGTTGAATCAACCGAATCGTCCAACCGCCTTGAGGGCGTGGTGGTCGCCCCACATCGCCTAAAGTCGCTGGTGCTCAAAAATGCGACGCCGCAAAGCCGATCAGAGCAAGAAGTGGCGGGCTATCGCGATGCGCTGGGATTGATCCACGAAAGCGGTGAGGAAATGCCTTTCTCAGAGGGCACCATCCTGCAGCTGCACAGCATGCTGTATCGCTACATGCCTCAACCGGGCGGGCATTGGAAAGCCACGAACAATGACATCATCGAGCGTCACCCCGATGGCAGCTCGCGCATTCGCTTCAGGCCCGTCGCGGCACATCTCACGCCCATGGCGATGACGGACATGATGGCGCGCTACAGAACGGCTCTGGACCAACATCTGGCCGATCCGCTGGTGCTGGTGCCTTTGGTTGTTCTCGACTTTCTTTCCATTCACCCCTTTCCAGATGGCAATGGCCGCATGGCGCGCCTGCTGACCTTGCAGCTGCTGTATCACTTTGACTATGCAGTCGGTCGCTTCATCAGCTTGGAACGCATCTTCGAAGAATCGAAAGAGAGCTATTACGAAACGCTAGAAACCAGCTCGCAAGGTTGGCACGAGGGCGAGCACAACATTGCACCATGGCTCGATTACTTTTGGGGTGCGCTGCTGCGCGCCTACAAAGAGTTTGAGGAACGTGTAGGCACCATCGAGCGAGGACGCGGAGCCAAGGGTGACCGTGTTCGCGCTGAAATTCTCAAACGCCAACTGCCCTTCTCCATCACCGACATCGAAGAAGCCTGCCCCGGCATCAGTCGTGACACAGTGCGCATGGTGCTGCGCGCCATGAAAGCAGAGGGGCTGATTGCACCCATGGGCAAAGGCCGAAGCGCCAAGTGGACACAAATCCAATCTGAGGGAAAGAGCTGA
- the leuD gene encoding 3-isopropylmalate dehydratase small subunit — translation MQKFTLLKGIVAPMDRANVDTDAIIPKQFLKSIRKTGFGPNLFDEWRYLDVGQPGVPESDRKPNPDFVLNQPRYQGASILLARKNFGCGSSREHAPWAIDQYGFRCVIAPSFADIFFNNCFKNGLLPIVLPEATVDLLFNEVAAFPGYELTVDLERQVVVRPQGEEIPFEVQAFRKYCLLGGLDDIGLTLRHADKIKAFEAERLASKPWLAHTAQMG, via the coding sequence ATGCAAAAATTCACCCTCCTCAAAGGCATCGTGGCCCCCATGGACCGCGCCAACGTGGACACCGACGCCATCATCCCCAAGCAGTTCCTCAAGTCGATCCGCAAGACGGGCTTTGGCCCCAACCTGTTTGACGAATGGCGCTACCTGGATGTCGGCCAGCCCGGCGTGCCCGAGTCCGACCGCAAGCCCAACCCCGACTTTGTGTTGAACCAGCCGCGCTACCAAGGCGCCAGCATCCTGCTGGCCCGCAAAAACTTCGGCTGCGGCTCCAGCCGCGAACACGCCCCCTGGGCCATCGACCAATACGGCTTTCGCTGCGTGATCGCGCCCAGCTTTGCCGACATCTTCTTCAACAACTGCTTCAAAAACGGCCTGCTGCCCATCGTCTTGCCCGAGGCCACGGTGGACCTGCTGTTCAACGAAGTGGCCGCCTTCCCCGGCTACGAACTCACCGTGGACCTGGAGCGCCAAGTGGTCGTTCGCCCTCAAGGCGAAGAGATCCCCTTCGAGGTGCAGGCCTTCCGCAAGTACTGCCTGCTGGGCGGCCTGGACGACATTGGCCTGACCCTGCGCCACGCCGACAAGATCAAGGCCTTTGAAGCCGAGCGCCTGGCCAGCAAGCCTTGGTTGGCACACACCGCCCAAATGGGGTAA
- the trpB gene encoding tryptophan synthase subunit beta: MYDYQQPDAKGHFGIYGGSFVSETLTHAINELKAAYAQYQHDPAFIAEFKSELAHFVGRPSPVYHAARMSREMGGAQIFLKREDLNHTGAHKINNTIGQAMLAKRMGKPRIIAETGAGQHGVATATICARYGLECVVYMGSEDVKRQSPNVYRMKLLGATVVPVESGSKTLKDALNEAMRDWVANVDNTFYIIGTVAGPHPYPMMVRDFQSVIGQECLTQMPAMFKSLQMAEQQPDAVIACVGGGSNAMGIFYPYIAHENTRLIGVEAAGEGMDSGKHSCSLQLGSPGVLHGNRTYILQDNNGQITETHSVSAGLDYPGVGPEHAFLKDIGRAEYVGITDKEALEAFHYLCRTEGIIPALESSHAVAYAMKLAKTMRPDQSILINLSGRGDKDIGTVADLSNADFFCRPSCQGQSVKGAEQPVNFVK, encoded by the coding sequence ATGTACGACTACCAACAACCCGATGCCAAAGGCCATTTCGGCATCTATGGCGGCAGCTTTGTCAGCGAAACCCTGACCCACGCCATCAATGAGCTGAAGGCCGCCTACGCCCAATACCAGCACGACCCGGCCTTCATTGCCGAATTCAAATCCGAGCTGGCGCACTTTGTGGGCCGCCCCTCACCGGTTTATCACGCCGCCCGCATGAGCCGCGAGATGGGCGGCGCACAAATATTCCTCAAACGCGAAGACCTCAACCACACCGGCGCGCACAAGATCAACAACACCATCGGCCAGGCCATGCTCGCCAAGCGCATGGGCAAGCCGCGCATCATTGCCGAGACCGGTGCAGGCCAGCACGGCGTGGCCACCGCCACCATCTGCGCCCGCTACGGGCTGGAATGCGTGGTGTACATGGGCAGCGAAGACGTCAAGCGCCAAAGCCCCAACGTCTACCGCATGAAGCTGCTGGGTGCGACCGTGGTGCCCGTCGAGTCGGGCAGCAAAACCCTGAAAGACGCCCTGAACGAAGCCATGCGCGACTGGGTGGCCAATGTGGACAACACCTTTTACATCATCGGCACCGTGGCAGGCCCCCACCCCTACCCCATGATGGTGCGCGATTTCCAAAGCGTGATTGGGCAAGAGTGCCTCACGCAAATGCCCGCGATGTTCAAGAGCCTGCAAATGGCCGAACAGCAGCCCGATGCGGTCATCGCCTGCGTGGGCGGTGGCAGCAACGCCATGGGCATCTTCTACCCCTACATTGCGCACGAAAACACCCGTCTGATCGGCGTGGAAGCCGCAGGCGAAGGCATGGATTCGGGCAAGCACTCTTGCTCGCTGCAACTGGGCAGCCCCGGCGTGTTGCACGGCAACCGCACCTACATCTTGCAAGACAACAACGGCCAGATCACCGAAACCCACAGCGTGAGCGCAGGCCTGGACTACCCCGGCGTCGGCCCCGAGCACGCCTTCCTCAAAGACATTGGCCGCGCTGAATACGTGGGCATCACCGACAAAGAGGCGCTCGAAGCCTTCCACTATTTGTGCCGTACCGAAGGCATCATCCCCGCCCTCGAATCCAGCCACGCCGTGGCCTATGCCATGAAGCTGGCCAAAACCATGCGCCCTGACCAGTCCATCTTGATCAACCTGTCGGGCCGTGGCGACAAAGACATCGGCACCGTGGCCGACTTGTCGAACGCCGACTTTTTCTGCCGCCCCAGCTGCCAAGGCCAGTCGGTCAAAGGTGCCGAGCAGCCTGTGAACTTTGTGAAGTGA
- the leuC gene encoding 3-isopropylmalate dehydratase large subunit, whose product MPRTLYDKIWDEHVVHTEEDGTSVLYIDRHLVHEVTSPQAFEGLRQAGRKVWRVSSIVATADHNTPTTGWELGYDGITDPISKEQITTLDANIKACGSAAFFPFLSKRQGIVHVIGPENGATLPGMTVVCGDSHTSTHGAFGALAHGIGTSEVEHVMATQTLLAKKAKNMLIQVEGKLAKGVTGKDIVLAIIGQIGTAGGTGYTIEFAGSAIRALSMEGRMTVCNMAIEAGARAGLVAVDDKTIDYVKGRLLSPGTDPKTGQFVGGTEWEQAQAYWKTLQSDPGAHFDAVVELDASTIVPQVTWGTSPEMVLGIDGHTPDPDKEKDDVKRDAIERALTYMGLQPGKALADITIDKVFIGSCTNSRIEDMREAAAVVKKLGQKVAKSVKLAMVVPGSGLVKVQAEQEGLHEIFKAAGFEWREPGCSMCLAMNADRLEPGERCASTSNRNFEGRQGAGGRTHLVSPAMAAAAAIHGHFVDVRKFA is encoded by the coding sequence ATGCCCCGTACCCTCTACGACAAGATCTGGGACGAACACGTCGTCCACACCGAAGAAGACGGCACCTCTGTCCTCTACATCGACCGCCACTTGGTGCACGAAGTCACCAGCCCCCAAGCCTTTGAAGGCCTGCGCCAAGCCGGTCGCAAAGTCTGGCGCGTCAGCTCCATCGTGGCGACTGCCGACCACAACACCCCCACCACCGGCTGGGAGTTGGGCTACGACGGCATCACCGACCCGATCAGCAAAGAACAAATCACCACGCTGGACGCCAACATCAAGGCATGCGGCTCGGCCGCTTTCTTCCCCTTCCTGTCCAAACGCCAGGGCATCGTGCACGTCATTGGCCCTGAAAACGGTGCCACCCTGCCCGGCATGACCGTGGTCTGCGGCGACAGCCACACCTCCACCCACGGCGCGTTTGGCGCACTGGCCCACGGCATCGGCACCTCCGAGGTCGAGCACGTCATGGCCACCCAAACGCTCTTGGCCAAAAAAGCCAAAAACATGCTCATCCAGGTCGAAGGCAAGCTGGCCAAAGGCGTCACCGGCAAAGACATTGTGCTGGCCATCATCGGCCAAATCGGCACTGCGGGCGGCACCGGCTACACCATCGAATTCGCAGGCTCAGCCATCCGTGCCTTGAGCATGGAAGGCCGCATGACCGTCTGCAACATGGCCATCGAAGCCGGTGCGCGTGCGGGCCTGGTGGCGGTGGACGACAAAACCATCGACTACGTCAAAGGCCGCTTGCTCTCGCCAGGCACCGACCCCAAAACCGGCCAATTTGTTGGCGGCACCGAATGGGAGCAAGCCCAGGCGTACTGGAAGACCTTGCAGTCCGACCCCGGCGCGCACTTTGACGCCGTGGTCGAACTCGATGCCAGCACCATCGTGCCTCAAGTCACCTGGGGCACCTCGCCCGAAATGGTGCTGGGCATCGACGGCCACACGCCCGACCCCGACAAAGAAAAGGACGACGTCAAACGCGACGCCATTGAGCGCGCGCTGACTTACATGGGCTTGCAGCCCGGCAAGGCCTTGGCCGACATCACCATCGACAAAGTTTTTATTGGTTCTTGCACCAACAGCCGCATCGAAGACATGCGCGAGGCCGCTGCCGTGGTCAAAAAGCTCGGCCAGAAAGTGGCCAAGAGCGTCAAGCTGGCCATGGTCGTGCCCGGTTCGGGTCTGGTCAAAGTGCAAGCCGAACAAGAAGGCCTGCACGAGATCTTCAAGGCCGCAGGCTTTGAGTGGCGCGAGCCCGGCTGCTCCATGTGCCTGGCCATGAACGCCGACCGCTTGGAGCCCGGCGAGCGCTGTGCCTCGACCAGCAACCGCAACTTTGAAGGCCGTCAGGGTGCGGGTGGCCGCACCCACCTGGTCAGCCCCGCCATGGCGGCTGCTGCGGCCATCCACGGTCACTTCGTTGACGTTCGCAAATTCGCCTGA
- the asd gene encoding aspartate-semialdehyde dehydrogenase: MSKLVGLVGWRGMVGSVLMDRMIQEKDFDLIEPLFFSTSNAGGKAPAMAKNEATLQDAFNIEQLQRCEIIITAQGGDYTSEVFPKLRAAGWKGHWIDAASTLRMEKDAVIILDPVNMPVIKNALAHGGNNWVGGNCTVSCMLMGVGALFKAGLVEWMSTQTYQAASGGGAQHMRELMTQYGTLNAEVKALLDDPKSAILEIDRLVVAKQRALTATETANFGVPLGGSLIPWIDKDLGIGKNRDEPGWGTSKEEWKGMAETNKILGLGEAFGSAAIPVDGFCVRVGAMRCHSQALTFKLKKDVPVADIEAMIAADNEWVKLVPNTREATLQDLTPVAVTGTMTIPVGRVRKLAMGPEYVGAFTIGDQLLWGAAEPLRRMLRILLDA; the protein is encoded by the coding sequence ATGAGCAAGTTAGTAGGTTTGGTCGGCTGGCGCGGCATGGTCGGCTCGGTGTTGATGGACCGCATGATTCAGGAAAAAGACTTTGACCTGATCGAGCCCCTGTTCTTTTCCACATCCAATGCCGGCGGCAAAGCCCCCGCGATGGCCAAGAACGAAGCCACGCTGCAAGACGCCTTCAACATCGAGCAACTCCAGCGTTGCGAGATCATCATCACCGCCCAAGGCGGTGATTACACCTCCGAGGTCTTCCCCAAACTGCGCGCTGCCGGCTGGAAAGGCCACTGGATCGACGCCGCATCGACCCTGCGCATGGAAAAAGACGCCGTGATCATCCTCGACCCGGTCAACATGCCCGTGATCAAGAACGCCCTGGCCCACGGTGGCAACAACTGGGTGGGTGGCAACTGCACCGTGTCGTGCATGCTGATGGGCGTGGGCGCCTTGTTCAAAGCCGGCTTGGTCGAGTGGATGAGCACCCAAACTTACCAGGCGGCTTCCGGCGGCGGCGCGCAGCACATGCGCGAGTTGATGACCCAATACGGCACCCTGAACGCCGAAGTCAAAGCCTTGCTGGACGACCCCAAGAGCGCGATTCTGGAAATTGACCGCTTGGTGGTGGCCAAGCAGCGCGCCCTGACTGCGACTGAGACCGCCAACTTTGGCGTGCCTCTGGGCGGCTCCTTGATCCCCTGGATCGACAAGGACCTGGGCATTGGCAAAAACCGGGATGAACCCGGTTGGGGCACGTCCAAAGAAGAGTGGAAAGGCATGGCCGAAACCAACAAAATCTTGGGGCTGGGTGAGGCATTTGGCTCTGCGGCCATCCCGGTGGACGGTTTTTGCGTGCGCGTGGGCGCCATGCGCTGCCACAGCCAGGCTTTGACTTTCAAGCTCAAAAAAGACGTGCCCGTGGCCGACATCGAAGCCATGATCGCCGCCGACAACGAATGGGTCAAACTGGTGCCCAACACCCGCGAAGCCACCCTCCAAGACCTGACCCCCGTGGCGGTGACCGGCACCATGACCATTCCGGTGGGCCGCGTTCGCAAGCTGGCCATGGGCCCTGAGTACGTCGGCGCGTTCACCATCGGTGACCAACTGCTGTGGGGCGCGGCCGAGCCGCTGCGCCGCATGTTGCGCATCTTGCTGGACGCTTGA